Proteins from a genomic interval of Mytilus trossulus isolate FHL-02 unplaced genomic scaffold, PNRI_Mtr1.1.1.hap1 h1tg000210l__unscaffolded, whole genome shotgun sequence:
- the LOC134700929 gene encoding probable G-protein coupled receptor 139, with protein sequence MSILVSMMNQSEYLSCGNGSNLTCDNQWNPNLSSGQRSIGSDVFTYVTPVIFAVGITGNSISLLVFLTKNMRKLSASVYLAALSTADIMALIFYVLVEWIKKGIPVGSGQVTAPVLESNGVCQIILFMSYSFRFLSAWLVACFTLERYVGVCHPLKRKDVCNLRSSKRIVFLAVIVSFVIASFRPWLSEVLYVGPNHVPSCTRRPEHKNLSFIYDCIFVVCITFLPFLVITILNTLIIRKLIIRNKRHRQVRIITEESIIRLEFTIILITISFCFIAFNTPYAIIWFKHSLQMSSMQMVDSVFVPTNQNLLIFTKTIFFMNYCINFFLYSITGAYFREELKMLFTYRSKVYQSFHKCPLPNSPGTTPQSWVA encoded by the exons ATGTCaatactggtatctatg ATGAACCAATCTGAATATCTGTCATGTGGAAATGGGTCAAACTTAACATGTGATAACCAATGGAACCCCAATCTGAGCTCCGGACAGAGATCAATTGGGTCAGATGTATTTACATATGTCACCCCAGTGATATTTGCTGTAGGAATAACTGGGAATTCAATTTCCTTATTAGTGTTTCTTACTAAAAATATGAGGAAGTTATCTGCAAGTGTATATCTCGCAGCATTGTCAACAGCTGATATCATGGCTTTGATATTCTATGTTCTTGTTGAGTGGATTAAAAAAGGAATACCAGTCGGTTCCGGACAGGTAACAGCTCCGGTTTTGGAGAGTAATGGAGTGTGTCAGATAATTCTGTTCATGTCATATTCTTTCCGTTTTCTTTCGGCCTGGCTTGTAGCATGTTTTACACTAGAGAGATATGTCGGAGTTTGTCACCCGTTAAAACGGAAAGACGTTTGTAATCTACGTTCATCTAAAAGAATTGTTTTCTTAGCAGTTATTGTCTCTTTTGTGATAGCTTCATTCCGACCATGGCTGAGCGAAGTGCTTTATGTGGGGCCAAATCATGTTCCATCGTGTACAAGAAGACCAGAACACAAAAACCTGTCTTTTATCTATGACTGTATTTTCGTAGTGTGTATTACCTTTCTGCCATTCCTAGTCATAACAATACTGAATACTCTGATCATTCGGAAATTAATTATTCGGAACAAAAGACACAGACAGGTTAGGATTATAACAGAGGAGAGCATTATTCGACTGGAATTCACCATTATCTTAATAACTATATCGTTTTGCTTCATCGCTTTTAATACGCCATATGCCATTATTTGGTTTAAACATTCACTTCAAATGAGTTCGATGCAAATGGTAGATAGTGTATTCGTACCAACCAATCAAAACTTGTTGATTTTCACAAAgacaatatttttcatgaactaTTGCATTAACTTTTTCCTGTATAGTATAACAGGTGCTTACTTCCGGGAAGAactaaaaatgttatttacttACAGAAGTAAAGTTTATCAAAGTTTTCACAAATGCCCTCTCCCTAATTCTCCAGGAACAACTCCACAGTCGTGGGTTgcttga